The DNA sequence ATGTTTTTCTCCTATTACCTCAAAAAACACCGCTGATCCCTGTGGGAGCTGGCTTGCCAGCGATAGCCATCTGTCAGATACATCAATGCTGAATGTGCTGACGTCATCGCTGGCAAGCCAGCTCCCACAAGTAACAGCGCCGATCATTCAGGTGCGCGTGGCGCCTCGGGCGCTCGCTGCAAATTGCTCGACTGGGAGCACATGCTTGCGCTCCAGCAAGCGATAGACGACGCCCGTCAGAATCAGTCCGAACACCATCACGCCGGACAGGAAGTACAGGCCCGAAGCGAGGTTGCCGGTGTATTCCTTCAAGGCGCCGATCACGAACGGGCCGATGTAGCCGCCGAGGTTGCCCACCGAGTTGATCAAGGCAATCCCGGCCGCCGCACTGGCGCCGGCAAAGAACCGCCCCGGCAACGTCCAGAACACCGCCGTGCAGGAAAACAGCGCGAACGCCACCAGACACAACGCCGCCAGTTGCGCCACCGGCAACGACAGCCAGGCACTGAGGAACAGGCCGATCGCGCCCAGCACATAAAGCACCGCCAGATGGCCGTAACGATCATTCAAACGGTCGGAACTGCGCGGAATGATCAGCAGGCCGATGATCCCGAAAATGTACGGTACCGATGACACGAAACCGGTGACCAGATCGCTGCCGCCGAACTGTTTGATCAGGGTCGGCAACCACAGGCCCAGGCCATAAATGCTCAGGGTCACCGGCAGGTAGAACAGCGCCAGCAGCAACACCCGTTTGTCTTTCAGCGCATGCAGCGGATTGCCGTGACGGGTCTGGCCGTATTCCTGCAGGTCCTTTTTCAGCTCGCCGGTCAGCCAGTCCTTCTCGGCCTGGTCCATCCATTTCACTTGCTGCGGGCCGTCCGGCAGCCAGCGCAATACGGGCCAGGTCAGCAGGATCGCCGGGGTGCCGATGACGATGAACAGCCACTGCCAGCCGTGCAGGCCGAGGATGCCGTCCATGCCCAGCAAACCGCCCGAAACGGGGCCGGTGATCATCATCGCGATGGGTTGGGAAAGGATGAACAGCCCGAGGATCTTGCCGCGATGGCGCACCGGGAACCATTGGGTGATGTAGTACAGAACGCCGGGAAAGAACCCCGCCTCCGCCGCGCCGAGCAGAAAGCGCATCACGTAGAAACTGTGCGGCCCCTGCACGAACGCCATGCCGATGGTGATCGCGCCCCAGGTGATCATGATCCGCGCAAACCAGCGCCGCGCGCCGAAGCGTTCGAGCATCAGGTTGCTGGGGATTTCAAACAGAAAATAGCCGATGAAAAACAGCCCGGCGCCAAGCCCGTAGGCGGCATCGCCGATGCCGATGTCGGCGCCCATGTGCAGCTTGGCGAAGCCGACGGCGGAGCGATCCACATAGGCGATCAGGTACAGCAGGATCAGGAAGGGAATCAGTTTCAGCGTGATGCGCCGGACAAGCCGCAGTTCCTGGCTCATGGGATCGGTCTCCGATTGTAGTTTTTATGGAACCTCGGGGGACGCCTCTCGCAAAAAACCGCCAGGGTCATCCCTCCGTCGAAATCGACTATATAGTAATACTAATTACGCAACAACACTTCCAAACCGCCGATTTTGCGCTTATGTTTAGCCAAAGCTCGCAAACAATAGTCTTACAATAAGAGAATCGATCATGTCTGATAAGAAACCCACCCTGCGCTCCGCCCAATGGTTTGGCACGGCCGACAAGAACGGCTTCATGTACCGCAGCTGGATGAAGAATCAAGGCATCGCCGACCATCAGTTCCATGGCAAGCCGATCATCGGCATCTGCAACACCTGGTCGGAACTGACGCCGTGCAACGCGCACTTCCGCCAGATCGCGGAGCACGTCAAGCGCGGGGTGATCGAGGCCGGCGGGTTCCCGGTGGAATTCCCGGTGTTCTCCAACGGCGAATCGAACCTGCGCCCGACCGCCATGCTGACCCGCAACCTGGCGAGCATGGACGTCGAGGAAGCGATTCGCGGCAACCCGATTGACGGCGTGGTGCTGCTGACCGGTTGCGACAAGACCACCCCGGCCCTGCTGATGGGCGCGGCCAGTTGCGACGTGCCGGCGATCGTGGTTACCGGCGGGCCGATGCTCAACGGCAAGCACAAGGGCAAGGACATTGGTTCCGGCACGGTGGTCTGGCAGCTCAGCGAACAGGTCAAAGCCGGCACTATCACGATTGACGATTTCCTCGCGGCCGAGGGCGGCATGTCCCGCTCGGCCGGTACCTGCAACACCATGGGCACCGCGTCGACCATGGCCTGCATGGCCGAAGCCTTGGGCACTTCGCTGCCGCACAACGCGGCGATTCCGGCGGTGGATGCGCGGCGTTATGTGCTGGCGCACATGTCCGGCATGCGTGCGGTCGAGATGGTTCGTGAAGATCTGAAGCTGTCGAAGATCCTGACCAAGGAAGCCTTCGAGAACGCGATCCGGGTCAATGCGGCGATTGGCGGTTCGACCAACGCGGTAATCCACCTCAAAGCCATCGCCGGGCGCATCGGCGTCGAGCTGGATCTGGACGACTGGACCCGGATGGGCCGTGGCATGCCGACCATCGTCGACCTGCAACCGTCCGGGCGTTTCCTGATGGAAGAGTTCTACTACGCCGGGGGCTTGCCGGCCGTGCTACGTCGCCTGGGCGAGGCCAATCTGATTCCCAACCCGAACGCTTTGACCGTCAATGGCAAATCCATCGGCGAGAACACCAAGGACGCACCGATCTACGGTGAAGACGAAGTGATCCGCACCCTCGACAATCCGATACGCGCCGACGGCGGTATCTGTGTGTTGCGCGGCAACCTGGCGCCACTGGGCGCAGTACTCAAGCCGTCAGCCGCCACGCCGGAACTGATGCAGCACCGTGGCCGCGCCGTCGTGTTCGAGAACTTCGACATGTACAAGGCGCGAATCAACGACCCGGAACTGGACGTCGATGCGAACTCGATCCTGGTGATGAAAAACTGCGGGCCGAAGGGTTATCCCGGTATGGCCGAAGTCGGCAACATGGGCTTGCCGGCCAAGCTCCTGGCGCAGGGTGTGACCGACATGGTGCGCATTTCCGACGCCCGCATGAGCGGCACTGCTTACGGCACCGTTGTGTTGCATGTCGCCCCCGAAGCGGCGGCCGGCGGGCCTTTGGCGGCGGTGAAAGAAGGCGACTGGATCGAGCTGGACTGCGCCAGCGGGCGTTTGCACCTGGACATTCCGGACGCCGAACTGGCGGCGCGCATGGCGGATCTGCAACCGCCGCAGCAGCTGTTGGTGGGTGGGTATCGTCAGCTGTATATCGACCATGTGCTGCAGGCGGATCAAGGCTGCGATTTCGACTTCCTCGTAGGTTGCCGAGGGGCTGAAGTACCGCGCCATTCCCACTAACACCGCCGCCCCTGTGGGAGCTGGCTTGCCAGCGATTACGGTCTGCCAGCTGACACTCATGTTGACTGACACTCCGCCATCGCTGGCAAGCCAGCTCCCACATTTGCTTTGTGTATCCACCTCAAGATTGTGTCGTGCCTGCTATGATGCGCGGCATCTCCATCGCTCAGGATCGCGCCACTCCCCATGGATTACCGCAAACCTTCCGACCGTAAAAGCATGCACTCGCGCATCGTCCAGGAACTGGGCATGCAGATTGTTTCCGGACGCTTTCTGCCCTGCGACAAGCTGCCCGCCGAAGCCTTGCTCTGCGAGGAGTACGCGGTCAGCCGGCCGGTGTTGCGCGAAGCCACGCGAGTGCTGGTCGCCAAGGGCCTGGTGTATTCGAAACCCCGCGTCGGCACCGTGGTCAAGCCGCGCCGTGAATGGCACATGCTCGACCCGGACGTGCTGCACTGGCTGATGCAAAGCAGCCCGCAGAATGAGTTCTTCAATGTCCTGACCAGCGTGCGCAGCATCATCGAACCGGCCGCCGCCGCCCTCGCCGCCCAGCACGCCACCGATGCCGACATTGCGTCGATTGCCGAGGCTTACCAACGCATGGAAGCCGCGCCGACCCCGGAGGCCTTGCTGCAACCGGATCTGGACTTCCACAGCCGGATTGCCGATGCGACGCATAACGACTTGCTGGCGAACCTGTGCAACATGCTGTCGGTGGCGATTGCCGAAGCGCTGAAGCATTCGAATCAGCGGCCGAATCTGCATGAGCTGGCGTTGCCTCGGCACAAGGCGATTTTGACAGCGATCGAAAATCGGGATGCGTTGGGGGCGCGGCATGCGACGTTGGTGCAGCTGGATGATGCGCGCAGTGCGCTTAGTGTCGTGCTTGGCACCGAACTCTCCTGAACACAACAAAACCCTGTGGGAGCTGGCTTGCCAGCGATGAAGGCTGAACATTCAACATTGGTGTGGGCCGCTGATCCGCTATCGCTGGCAAGCCAGCTCCCAGAGGGTTAATCGTGAACTTCGCGACATAAAAAAGCCGCAACCCGAGGGTTGCGGCTTTGTCGTTTCAGGCCCGCCGATCAGTGGGCAAACAACGAATTCCCCTTCTGCCCCGCCAGTTTCTCCGGTTTGATCAGGAACTTCGCCAGTGCCGGCAACAGCCACAGCGCACCGAACATGTTCCACAGCAGCATGAAGGTCAGCATCAGGCCCATGTCGGCCTGGAACTTGATCGCCGAGAAGATCCAGGTGCACACGCCGATCGCCAGACACAGACCGGTGAACAGCACCGCTTTACCGGTGGATTTCAGGGTCTGGTAATAGGCTTCCTGCAACGGCAGGCCGGCACGCAGGAAACTTTCCAGGCGGCTGTAGATGTAGATGCCGTAGTCCACGCCGATCCCCACGCCCAGCGCCACCACCGGCAGCGTCGCCACTTTCACGCCGATGCCCATGAACGCCATCAGCGCGTTGCCCAGCACCGAGGTCAGCACCAGCGGCAGCACGATGCACAGGGTCGCCGCCCACGAGCGGAAGGTGATCATGCACATGACCGCCACGCAGATGTACACCAGGATCAGGATGGTCAGCTCGGACTTCTTGATCACCTCGTTGGTGGCCGCTTCGATCCCGGCGTTACCGGCGGCGAGGATGAATTCCAGGCCTTCCTTGTTGTTTTCCTTGGCGAAGTCCTGCACCGCATGCACCGCGCGATCCAGGGTTTCGGCTTTGTGATCGTTGAGGAACACCAGCACCGGCGCCAGCGAGCAACTGTTGTTGTACAGGCCGTCAGCCCGGGCGATGGAGTTGTTCAGCACGTCCGGGTTGCGCGACAGGGTTTCCCATTTCAGGTTGCCCTCGTTCATGCCCTTGATCATCTGCTTGGACACGGTCACCAGCGAGATCGCCGACTGCACGCCCTCGGTGTTCTGCATCTTCCACATCAGCTCGTCGATCGGCGCCATGGCTTCATAGCGCGAGCAGCCTTCGGACTTGGTCTTGACCATCACCACCAGCACGTCGGAACTGGTCGAGTAGTTGCTGATGATGAAGTTGTTGTCCTTGTTGTAGCGCGAGTCCGGACGCAGTTCCGGCGCGCCCTGGTCGAGGTCGCCGATCTTCAGGTTCTGGCTGTACCAGAGGCCGCCACCGAAGGCGACCAGCGCCAGGGCGATGGAAATCGGGGCGACTTTCGGGTTGGCGAAGTTCGACAGCAGGCGCCAGAACGGATGTTCGCGGTGCGCGTCTTTCTTGCTCTTGGCGATGGCTCGCTTGCTGATGCCGACATAGGAAATCGCCACCGGCAGCAGGATCAGGTTGGTGAACACGATCACCGCCACGCCGATGGAGGCGCCGATGGCCAGCTCGCGAATCACGCCGATGTCGATGATCAGCAGCGTGATGAAGCCGACGGCGTCCGCCAGAATCGCGATCATCCCTGGCAGGAACAGCTGACGGAATGTCCGCCGTGCAGCCGTCAGCGCGTTGTCCGCCTCGCCGGATTGCAGGGCGATCCCGTTGATCTTCTGCACGCCGTGGGAAATACCGATAGCAAAGATCAGGAACGGCACCAGCATCGAATACGGATCCAGGCCGAACCCGAAGAAGTGCATCAACCCGAGTTGCCAGACCACCGCCACCAGCGTGGTGCTCAACACCGCCACGGTGCTGCGCAGGCAGTTGGTGAACCACAGCAGCAGGATCAGGGTGATGACGAAGGCAATGCCGAAGAACATCACCACCATCACCAGGCCGTCGATCAGGTCGCCGACCTTCTTGGCGAAACCGACGATGTGGATCTTGACGTTGGGGTTCTGTGCTTCGAACTTGTTGCGGATCTTGTCTTCAAGCTCATGGGAGAACTGGCGATAGTCCAGCGCCAGCAGCTTGCCCTGGTCCTGCGGGTCCGGGTAGGACTCCAGCAGCGGGATATCGACGATGCTCGACTTGAAGTCGTTGGCCACCAGACGTCCGACCTGACCGGACTTGAGCACGTTGTTGCGCAGCAGATCGAGGCTGTCCTGAGAGCCGTTGTAGCTCTGCGGGATCACTTCGCCACCGGCAAAACCTTCCTCGGTCACTTCGGTCCAGCGCACGCTCGGGCTCCACAACGACTTGAGGCCGGAACGGTCGACGCCGGAGATGTAGAACACCTCGTCGTTGATCTGACGCAGGGTCTCCATGTACTCCTTGGAGAAGATGTCGCCGTCCTTCGCTTCCACCGAAATACGCACGGTGTTGCCCAGGTTCGCCAGATCGTTGCGGTGCTCCATCATCTTTTCAATGAACGGATGCTTGAGCGGGATCATCTTTTCGAAACTGGTGGACGGGCGGATCAGCGTGGCCTGCCAGAACAGGAAAATGCTGACCAGCAGGCAGATCACGATCACTGCCGGGCGGTTGTTGAAGATCAGGCGCTCGAGAAACGTCGCCTTGTCCTGATGATGAGTGCTCAAGGAAGTCATAGCCCCGCCTTCTTATTATTGATTCGGCTCATTTGCCCAGCTCGGCGCCGTTCGCAGTAGTCACCCGAACGCCACCCTGCCCGCTCAGGATCAGATTGCCGTTGCCGGCGGCGGTGACCGACGACAGCGAGATACGATCCGGACGGTTGAACACGCTGAAGGTTTCGCCATTGTCGCTGCTGCTGACCACCGAGCCGCCGTTGCCAACGATGACGATGGAGCCGTCCGCAAGCAGCGTGGCACCGGAAAGGCCGAATTCCAGCGAACCGCGCGCGGCTTTCAGTTCGACTTGCTCCCAGGTGCTGCCGAAATCGGTGGAGCGGTAAAGATTGCCGCGCAGACCGTAAGCCAGCAGGGTTTGCGGTTGCGCCGTGCCGATCACGCCGAACAGCGAACCTTCGTATGGGCCTTCGAGTTTTTCCCAGGTCTGGCCCCAGTCGGCGGAGCGGAACATGCTGCCCGATTCGCCGACGATGAACAGGCCGGCGTCTTTTACCGCACCGATGGCGTTGAGGTGGAACTGGTCTTCGTTGTCGAGGCGATCACTGACGTCTTCCCAGTGCTTGCCGCCGTCGGTGGTTTCCAGCAGCGCGCCGTAGGCACCCACGGCCAGGCCGCTGTTGACGTCCTTGAACCAGACGTCGAGCAGGGGCGATTCGCGCTTGAGGTCTTCGAACTGTTTGGTCCAGGTCAGGCCGCCGTCTTCGCTGGCGAGGATCTGTGCGTCGTGGCCGACGGCCCAGCCGTGCTTGTCATCGACGAAATACACGGAGGTCAGCAACTGGCGGCTCGGCACCTTGGCCTGGGTCCAGGTCTTGCCCTGGTCGTCGGAATAGAGAATGTGTCCGCGATCCCCGACCGCCACCAGCCGGGTTCCGGCATGAACGACATCGAGCATCAGGCTTTTCGAGGCCTTGGCCGATTCGGTGGAATAGACCACGTCGGCTGGCGCTTCGGCGGCGAGCACCGGCGCCGACAATGTGGCAAAGCCCAGCAGAGAGAGTGCTGTGGCCAGCAACGCGGTGTTGCGTAACGCCGGCGGGCGGCAACGACTCATAGACCTTCCCCTGTTTATTATTGTTGGTCATGGACCTTAAGGGCGCCGCAAGGGTGCTCACGGTGACTGCCTGGTCACAAGCATAGTCCTGAAACCCGCCATCCAGAGCCCCTTCGGAAGCTGGCTCATCCTATCGGGCATTCGAAACGTCTGACAATCGGCGCAACGTTATCTTTTGTTAACCGAAAGCAGACCTCTGCAACGAATGAATTTCCCTGTGGGAGCGAGCTTGCTCGCGAAGAGGCCCTTGCAGTCGACATCTTCATTGCCTGACCCAACGCTTTCGCGAGCAAGCTCGCTCCCACAGGGGTCGGTGGTGCCTGTGGAGTTGAATACATGACCATTCGCCGGGGTGATGCGGCAAAAGTCATCGAGGGGACTTGCACGATCGGTATTATGGTATACCATCAGACGCACAGACACTCTTTATCCCCTACGGAGCAGCTCATGAGTTTCGAAATTCGCAAGATCGTCAGCTATGTCGAAGAGACCTTCATTGAAGGCGGCAAGGCGTCCGACACCCCGGTGACCATGGTCGGCCTGGCCGTCGTGATGAAGAACCCGTGGGTCGGCAATGGCTTTGTCGAAGACCTCAAGCCGCAGATCCGCGCCAATTGCTCCGACCTCGGCGCGATGATGGTC is a window from the Pseudomonas gozinkensis genome containing:
- a CDS encoding MFS transporter; translated protein: MSQELRLVRRITLKLIPFLILLYLIAYVDRSAVGFAKLHMGADIGIGDAAYGLGAGLFFIGYFLFEIPSNLMLERFGARRWFARIMITWGAITIGMAFVQGPHSFYVMRFLLGAAEAGFFPGVLYYITQWFPVRHRGKILGLFILSQPIAMMITGPVSGGLLGMDGILGLHGWQWLFIVIGTPAILLTWPVLRWLPDGPQQVKWMDQAEKDWLTGELKKDLQEYGQTRHGNPLHALKDKRVLLLALFYLPVTLSIYGLGLWLPTLIKQFGGSDLVTGFVSSVPYIFGIIGLLIIPRSSDRLNDRYGHLAVLYVLGAIGLFLSAWLSLPVAQLAALCLVAFALFSCTAVFWTLPGRFFAGASAAAGIALINSVGNLGGYIGPFVIGALKEYTGNLASGLYFLSGVMVFGLILTGVVYRLLERKHVLPVEQFAASARGATRT
- a CDS encoding IlvD/Edd family dehydratase, with product MSDKKPTLRSAQWFGTADKNGFMYRSWMKNQGIADHQFHGKPIIGICNTWSELTPCNAHFRQIAEHVKRGVIEAGGFPVEFPVFSNGESNLRPTAMLTRNLASMDVEEAIRGNPIDGVVLLTGCDKTTPALLMGAASCDVPAIVVTGGPMLNGKHKGKDIGSGTVVWQLSEQVKAGTITIDDFLAAEGGMSRSAGTCNTMGTASTMACMAEALGTSLPHNAAIPAVDARRYVLAHMSGMRAVEMVREDLKLSKILTKEAFENAIRVNAAIGGSTNAVIHLKAIAGRIGVELDLDDWTRMGRGMPTIVDLQPSGRFLMEEFYYAGGLPAVLRRLGEANLIPNPNALTVNGKSIGENTKDAPIYGEDEVIRTLDNPIRADGGICVLRGNLAPLGAVLKPSAATPELMQHRGRAVVFENFDMYKARINDPELDVDANSILVMKNCGPKGYPGMAEVGNMGLPAKLLAQGVTDMVRISDARMSGTAYGTVVLHVAPEAAAGGPLAAVKEGDWIELDCASGRLHLDIPDAELAARMADLQPPQQLLVGGYRQLYIDHVLQADQGCDFDFLVGCRGAEVPRHSH
- a CDS encoding FadR/GntR family transcriptional regulator, which translates into the protein MDYRKPSDRKSMHSRIVQELGMQIVSGRFLPCDKLPAEALLCEEYAVSRPVLREATRVLVAKGLVYSKPRVGTVVKPRREWHMLDPDVLHWLMQSSPQNEFFNVLTSVRSIIEPAAAALAAQHATDADIASIAEAYQRMEAAPTPEALLQPDLDFHSRIADATHNDLLANLCNMLSVAIAEALKHSNQRPNLHELALPRHKAILTAIENRDALGARHATLVQLDDARSALSVVLGTELS
- a CDS encoding efflux RND transporter permease subunit, which produces MTSLSTHHQDKATFLERLIFNNRPAVIVICLLVSIFLFWQATLIRPSTSFEKMIPLKHPFIEKMMEHRNDLANLGNTVRISVEAKDGDIFSKEYMETLRQINDEVFYISGVDRSGLKSLWSPSVRWTEVTEEGFAGGEVIPQSYNGSQDSLDLLRNNVLKSGQVGRLVANDFKSSIVDIPLLESYPDPQDQGKLLALDYRQFSHELEDKIRNKFEAQNPNVKIHIVGFAKKVGDLIDGLVMVVMFFGIAFVITLILLLWFTNCLRSTVAVLSTTLVAVVWQLGLMHFFGFGLDPYSMLVPFLIFAIGISHGVQKINGIALQSGEADNALTAARRTFRQLFLPGMIAILADAVGFITLLIIDIGVIRELAIGASIGVAVIVFTNLILLPVAISYVGISKRAIAKSKKDAHREHPFWRLLSNFANPKVAPISIALALVAFGGGLWYSQNLKIGDLDQGAPELRPDSRYNKDNNFIISNYSTSSDVLVVMVKTKSEGCSRYEAMAPIDELMWKMQNTEGVQSAISLVTVSKQMIKGMNEGNLKWETLSRNPDVLNNSIARADGLYNNSCSLAPVLVFLNDHKAETLDRAVHAVQDFAKENNKEGLEFILAAGNAGIEAATNEVIKKSELTILILVYICVAVMCMITFRSWAATLCIVLPLVLTSVLGNALMAFMGIGVKVATLPVVALGVGIGVDYGIYIYSRLESFLRAGLPLQEAYYQTLKSTGKAVLFTGLCLAIGVCTWIFSAIKFQADMGLMLTFMLLWNMFGALWLLPALAKFLIKPEKLAGQKGNSLFAH
- a CDS encoding WD40/YVTN/BNR-like repeat-containing protein, with translation MSRCRPPALRNTALLATALSLLGFATLSAPVLAAEAPADVVYSTESAKASKSLMLDVVHAGTRLVAVGDRGHILYSDDQGKTWTQAKVPSRQLLTSVYFVDDKHGWAVGHDAQILASEDGGLTWTKQFEDLKRESPLLDVWFKDVNSGLAVGAYGALLETTDGGKHWEDVSDRLDNEDQFHLNAIGAVKDAGLFIVGESGSMFRSADWGQTWEKLEGPYEGSLFGVIGTAQPQTLLAYGLRGNLYRSTDFGSTWEQVELKAARGSLEFGLSGATLLADGSIVIVGNGGSVVSSSDNGETFSVFNRPDRISLSSVTAAGNGNLILSGQGGVRVTTANGAELGK